In a single window of the Melioribacteraceae bacterium genome:
- a CDS encoding NAD-dependent epimerase/dehydratase family protein: MQTILGAGGAAGTELAKQLISYTNKIRIVSRNPKKVNDSDETMALDLSNQSNLETAIKESEIVYVTIAFEYNSKVWKEKWPPFMNNLIELCKKHNSKIVFVDNMYMYDPNYLSNMTEETPIKPVSEKGKVRAEIFKMLMSAVNRSEITALVARGADFYGPGVVGSYLTQTVINNLTKDKNPQWLGKLDVIHNFTYNKDIGHALALLGNTPSAYNQVWHLPTTTIKLTSRKWIELFLKEMNKQKKIQAIPTFMLGILGLFIPVLKELKDISYQVENDYFFNSNKFNSHFNFTPTSPEEGVRATINYLINRSL, encoded by the coding sequence ATGCAAACAATACTTGGAGCCGGTGGGGCTGCCGGGACTGAACTGGCAAAACAATTAATTAGCTATACCAATAAAATTAGAATTGTAAGCCGTAATCCTAAAAAAGTAAATGATTCTGATGAAACTATGGCGCTTGATTTATCAAATCAAAGCAATTTAGAAACTGCAATTAAAGAATCTGAAATAGTTTATGTAACCATCGCGTTCGAGTACAATTCAAAAGTATGGAAAGAAAAGTGGCCCCCTTTTATGAACAACCTAATAGAGTTATGTAAGAAGCATAATTCTAAAATTGTCTTTGTTGATAATATGTATATGTATGATCCAAATTATTTATCAAACATGACAGAGGAGACACCAATAAAACCGGTTTCAGAAAAGGGAAAAGTTAGAGCGGAAATTTTTAAAATGCTGATGAGCGCTGTTAATAGAAGTGAGATTACGGCATTAGTGGCGAGAGGAGCTGACTTTTATGGGCCGGGAGTTGTGGGAAGCTACTTAACTCAAACGGTAATAAATAATTTAACAAAAGATAAAAATCCTCAATGGCTTGGCAAGCTGGATGTAATTCACAATTTTACTTATAATAAAGATATTGGACACGCACTGGCACTTCTCGGAAATACACCCTCGGCTTATAATCAAGTTTGGCATCTCCCAACCACAACAATAAAATTAACTTCCAGGAAGTGGATTGAATTATTCTTAAAAGAAATGAATAAACAAAAAAAGATACAGGCAATACCCACCTTTATGCTGGGAATATTGGGACTTTTTATTCCTGTCTTAAAAGAATTAAAAGATATTTCATACCAAGTTGAAAACGATTATTTCTTCAATAGTAATAAATTTAATAGTCATTTTAATTTTACCCCAACTTCTCCTGAAGAGGGGGTAAGGGCAACAATTAATTATTTAATCAATCGTTCGCTTTAA
- a CDS encoding ABC transporter ATP-binding protein has protein sequence MNAVELKNIVKNYPAKESTVTAVDNVSLSIEEGELFGLIGPDGAGKTSIFRILTTLLLADRGSAEVLGIDVVSGYKEIRDVVGYMPGKFSLYQDLTVQENLEFFATIFNTTIEANYNLVEDIYKQLEPFKTRRAGKLSGGMKQKLALCCALIHKPKILFLDEPTTGVDPVSRKEFWEMLKRLKTQGISILVSTPYMDEAKLCDRIALMQKGKIMTIDSPNNIVSQFDKTLFSVKSENMFKLLTDLRAFHNIEDCFAFGDNHHLTMKENINSVKELDEYLINAGHSKINIMEIEPGIEDCFMRLMKNKS, from the coding sequence ATGAACGCGGTCGAATTAAAAAATATTGTTAAAAACTATCCGGCCAAGGAATCGACTGTTACCGCGGTTGATAATGTTTCCCTTTCAATTGAAGAGGGGGAACTCTTTGGGTTAATTGGTCCGGATGGAGCTGGAAAAACATCAATCTTCCGGATTCTTACAACTCTGCTGCTTGCCGATAGGGGATCGGCGGAGGTTTTGGGAATTGATGTTGTGAGCGGTTATAAAGAAATAAGGGATGTTGTTGGTTATATGCCGGGTAAATTTTCATTGTATCAGGATTTAACCGTTCAGGAAAATCTGGAATTCTTCGCGACAATATTCAATACAACTATCGAAGCTAATTATAATCTCGTCGAGGATATCTATAAACAGTTAGAACCATTTAAAACAAGGCGCGCCGGTAAACTTAGCGGAGGCATGAAACAAAAACTGGCTCTCTGCTGCGCTCTAATTCATAAACCTAAAATTTTATTTCTTGATGAACCCACAACCGGGGTTGATCCGGTTTCCAGAAAAGAATTTTGGGAAATGTTAAAAAGATTGAAAACGCAGGGAATCAGCATTCTTGTTTCAACTCCATATATGGATGAGGCTAAGCTCTGTGATAGAATCGCGCTGATGCAGAAGGGAAAAATAATGACTATAGATTCCCCTAATAATATTGTTAGTCAATTTGATAAAACTTTATTCTCCGTAAAATCAGAGAATATGTTTAAGCTGCTTACCGATCTGCGCGCTTTCCATAATATAGAGGACTGCTTCGCTTTCGGGGACAATCATCATCTCACAATGAAAGAGAATATAAATTCAGTGAAAGAACTTGATGAATATTTAATAAACGCCGGACATTCAAAAATCAACATTATGGAAATTGAACCGGGTATTGAGGATTGCTTTATGCGGCTGATGAAAAATAAAAGTTAA
- a CDS encoding TetR/AcrR family transcriptional regulator, with protein sequence MRKLIVDAAVSLFMTDGYNNVSMRKIAEKIEYSPATLYTYFEDKGAIFFEIYNLGFKKFYESQLAVQTIPDPKERLIEHGRAYLKFTLENQEYYDLIFIEHHPSEKIKQFEGWDLSKRSYQLLRTNVQQCMDAGYFQNQNIDVVAFSLWSLVHGVASNYIRKNMEMMNEEEKRFLLDNSLEFLRSIIK encoded by the coding sequence ATGCGGAAATTGATCGTTGATGCCGCTGTTTCGCTCTTTATGACTGATGGTTATAATAATGTTTCAATGAGAAAAATTGCCGAAAAAATTGAGTACAGTCCCGCCACTCTATACACTTATTTTGAGGATAAAGGAGCTATTTTCTTTGAAATTTATAATCTCGGCTTTAAAAAATTTTATGAAAGTCAGCTGGCTGTTCAAACAATACCGGATCCAAAAGAACGCCTAATTGAACATGGGCGTGCATACCTAAAATTTACACTCGAAAACCAGGAGTATTACGATCTAATTTTCATTGAGCATCATCCTTCTGAAAAAATAAAACAGTTTGAGGGATGGGATTTAAGTAAAAGAAGTTACCAGTTGCTTCGAACTAATGTACAGCAATGTATGGATGCTGGTTATTTTCAAAATCAGAATATTGATGTTGTTGCTTTTTCTTTGTGGAGCTTGGTTCACGGAGTTGCTTCAAACTATATTAGAAAAAACATGGAAATGATGAACGAAGAGGAAAAAAGATTTTTATTAGATAATTCGCTCGAGTTCTTGAGAAGTATTATTAAATAA
- a CDS encoding HlyD family efflux transporter periplasmic adaptor subunit → MKTIINYLKEGQKKRMQTSKKDNQFERIYLFKNKLIPLFLISALITACGAGKGKFDATGTFEAEEIIVSSEAAGKLVAFDVEEGFGIKQNQIVGVVDTTQLYLKKKQLEYSIKALLSKLPDVSTQIAAIQEQIETALTEKKRIENLVKSNAATTKQLDDINSQIEILNKQLNASKSSLNITREGLRSETYPLQIQIEQIQDQINKSIIKNPVDGTVLSRYTKQNEVTANGKALYKIADLSIMTLRAYINGDQLGQVKLGQKVKVFVDKGEGEQKELNGEIYWISSKAEFTPKTIQTKDERANLVYAVKVKVKNDGYLKIGMYGEIKF, encoded by the coding sequence ATGAAAACAATTATTAATTATTTAAAAGAGGGACAGAAAAAGAGGATGCAAACTTCCAAGAAAGACAATCAGTTTGAGAGGATATATTTATTTAAAAATAAATTGATTCCCCTTTTTCTCATATCGGCATTGATTACAGCTTGCGGCGCCGGAAAGGGCAAATTCGACGCTACCGGAACATTTGAGGCAGAGGAGATAATTGTCTCATCGGAAGCGGCTGGCAAACTTGTAGCATTTGATGTTGAGGAGGGATTCGGCATCAAACAAAACCAAATAGTTGGAGTTGTTGATACCACGCAGCTTTATTTAAAGAAGAAACAGCTTGAATACTCGATTAAAGCGCTGTTAAGCAAGCTGCCGGATGTTTCAACTCAGATCGCGGCAATTCAAGAACAAATTGAAACAGCGCTCACAGAGAAAAAACGAATTGAAAACCTGGTTAAATCGAACGCGGCAACAACCAAACAACTCGATGATATAAATTCTCAAATAGAAATTCTTAATAAACAATTGAACGCTTCGAAATCAAGTTTAAATATTACAAGAGAAGGATTGCGCAGCGAAACCTATCCTCTACAAATTCAGATCGAGCAGATACAGGACCAGATCAATAAAAGTATTATTAAAAATCCGGTTGACGGAACCGTTCTTTCCCGTTACACCAAACAAAACGAAGTAACAGCTAATGGAAAAGCTCTCTATAAAATAGCGGATTTATCTATAATGACTTTGCGCGCTTACATAAATGGAGATCAGCTTGGGCAAGTTAAGTTGGGGCAGAAGGTGAAAGTGTTTGTTGATAAGGGAGAGGGGGAACAAAAGGAATTGAATGGAGAGATTTATTGGATCTCTTCCAAAGCGGAATTCACGCCTAAAACAATTCAAACAAAAGATGAGCGGGCTAATCTTGTTTACGCCGTAAAAGTTAAAGTTAAAAATGACGGCTATTTAAAAATAGGAATGTACGGAGAGATAAAATTTTAA
- a CDS encoding TolC family protein → MKRKLLLLAALLFWLSGNIHSQTSLTLEECYLKARDNYPLIKQKEYIELSKEFSVSNIWKGYLPQINISAQATYQSDVTSLPISFPGIKIESLTKDQYKTVVDLTQVIYDGGIMSSQAGMQKSIAESENQKLEIELLKIKERVTQIYFGILLLESQLAQLNLVKQDLSASLSKLSAALENGTATKTNVDILKAEELKTLQKEIELKSARKNFMDILALLLNQKLEEPIKLKTPEFNGLLPSEELNRPELKLFLFQSQIIEEQNGLANSKILPKASLFFQGGYGKPTLNMLKNEFDWYYITGARVNWPLSNLYSFGNEKEILELNKKTIDTQRESFLLNTSINLKQYYNEIEKLNSLIEVDKKIIEIRTSVKESAKSQLENGVITSNDFIRELSAEDQARQNLAVHNIQLLLARQNYLITTGN, encoded by the coding sequence ATGAAAAGGAAATTATTATTACTAGCAGCGCTTCTCTTTTGGCTTTCGGGAAATATTCATTCTCAAACAAGTCTAACCCTTGAAGAATGTTATTTGAAAGCGAGGGATAACTATCCCCTTATCAAACAGAAAGAATATATTGAGCTGAGTAAAGAATTCAGCGTCAGCAATATCTGGAAAGGATATTTACCTCAGATAAATATATCCGCACAGGCAACATATCAATCCGATGTAACTTCTCTGCCGATCTCATTTCCCGGAATTAAAATAGAATCGCTTACAAAAGATCAGTATAAAACGGTAGTTGATTTAACGCAGGTAATATATGACGGCGGAATTATGAGCTCTCAGGCCGGAATGCAAAAATCAATTGCTGAGTCCGAAAATCAAAAACTTGAAATTGAATTGCTGAAGATAAAAGAAAGAGTCACTCAAATATATTTTGGGATTTTATTGCTTGAATCACAACTCGCCCAACTTAATTTAGTGAAACAAGATTTAAGCGCAAGTCTATCTAAGCTCTCTGCCGCTTTAGAAAATGGAACCGCCACAAAAACAAATGTAGATATTCTTAAAGCCGAAGAATTAAAAACCCTTCAAAAAGAGATTGAATTAAAATCAGCGCGAAAAAATTTTATGGACATACTCGCACTATTACTCAATCAAAAATTAGAAGAACCTATAAAGCTGAAAACACCAGAGTTTAACGGGTTATTACCAAGCGAAGAACTTAACCGTCCCGAGCTAAAATTATTTTTGTTTCAGAGCCAAATTATAGAAGAACAAAACGGATTAGCAAATTCAAAAATATTACCTAAGGCAAGTTTATTTTTTCAGGGGGGATACGGCAAGCCAACATTAAATATGCTTAAGAATGAATTTGACTGGTACTATATAACCGGCGCCCGAGTTAACTGGCCGCTATCAAACCTATATTCGTTTGGAAATGAAAAAGAAATTCTTGAATTAAATAAAAAAACGATCGATACACAAAGAGAATCATTTCTTCTTAATACCAGCATTAATCTAAAACAATATTACAACGAAATAGAAAAACTAAACTCTTTAATTGAAGTGGATAAGAAAATAATAGAGATCAGAACTTCTGTAAAAGAATCCGCGAAATCTCAACTTGAAAATGGAGTGATTACTTCTAACGATTTTATTCGAGAGCTAAGCGCGGAAGATCAGGCGCGGCAGAATTTAGCGGTTCATAATATTCAGCTGCTGCTCGCAAGGCAGAATTATTTAATAACAACCGGAAACTAA
- a CDS encoding TetR/AcrR family transcriptional regulator, with amino-acid sequence MEEKDKIIEIGEEKFFRDGFYKTTMDEVAAELKMSKKTIYKFFPSKDDLIHSIAQHFMNKMKNRILPALNTDKNAIEKLEALMQVLAKASEKISTARMEEMKRHFPSLWNEIDNFRTEMMLGNITRIIDQGKEEGLFLDYHTSLIMTMLVASVRNVVNPDFILNNNCSIIEAARYAFKVIIGGIVTEKGREVFNHTINKQ; translated from the coding sequence ATGGAAGAAAAAGATAAAATAATTGAGATTGGGGAGGAAAAGTTTTTTAGGGATGGATTTTATAAAACTACAATGGATGAGGTGGCCGCAGAATTAAAAATGAGTAAAAAAACTATATATAAGTTTTTTCCCTCTAAAGATGATTTAATTCATTCTATCGCTCAGCATTTTATGAATAAAATGAAGAATAGAATTCTCCCCGCTTTAAATACCGATAAAAATGCTATTGAAAAACTTGAAGCGTTAATGCAGGTGCTGGCGAAGGCGTCAGAAAAGATCAGTACAGCAAGAATGGAGGAGATGAAAAGACATTTTCCATCTCTGTGGAATGAGATTGATAATTTCAGGACCGAGATGATGCTCGGCAATATTACCAGAATTATTGATCAGGGAAAGGAGGAGGGATTATTTTTAGATTACCATACTTCATTAATTATGACCATGCTTGTGGCGTCGGTACGCAACGTTGTCAATCCCGATTTTATTTTAAACAATAACTGTTCAATTATAGAAGCTGCCCGTTATGCTTTTAAAGTTATAATCGGTGGAATTGTAACTGAAAAAGGGCGGGAAGTATTTAATCATACAATTAATAAGCAATAA